In Syntrophorhabdus sp., the genomic stretch GAATGTACGTTTCGCCCACCTCCTGCCAGGGTATGTTCTCCGCATGAGATCTCTTGATTATCTTGTCGTCGATGTCGGTGAAGTTCCTCACGTAGGTCGTGCCGAACCCCTTCGAGCGCAGGTAACGGTATATGGTATCAAAAACGATGGCGCTCCTGGCGTGGCCGATATGGCAGTGGTCGTACACGGTGACTCCGCAAACGTAGAGCTTCACCTCCCCTTCCTTTACGGGAGTGAAATCCTCTTTCCTGCCTGATATCGTATTGTAAACCTTCAGGGCCATAGTGTTGACCGTATTTTCTACCACAGCTCTCGCGGCCTTGTCAAAGCAATTGAATCAGCTCTTCTTCCCGGTGGGCGCGAGCTGGCGGGCGCCATCGCGGAGGTTCCGGACGAGGTTTGAGATCTCCTCGTGATAGTAGGGGATGCCTCCTTCCGCCGCGTCCGTTATCATTTCGTTCGCCTTCATCGCGTTGGCGTGGTCCCTTAAGGTTCCCGTATCAGGCATCTCGCCGGGGCGAAGACCCCACTCTCTCATCCGGGCCGCGCCTACCCGCCGGGGAAGCTTGCTTTCGTAGAGCATCTGGAAGGCATCGATCACCGCAAGGTATCCCGTGAGAACACCGGGAGGGAGGTCTTCGATGATCCCTTCCTTCCTGGCCACCTGGAGATAATTGCACGTCATGTCGACAAACCCGGCGAGGCCGATCATGAAAAAATCCAGTTTGTCGAGGGTCGGGGACCGCTGGTCCTTTGCCACGTCCATGACGATGGAGGCTACCTGTTTCACCTGTGGCATGAAGACCCACTCGCGCGAAGCAATCTCGGCCTCCCTCAGGATATCACCGAGAAGCGCAAAGGCCTCGTCTTCCGGGAGTTCTCCCAGCCCGCCGCCACCGGACCGCTTCCTCGCCGCCTGATCGAGATCCGCGGGCCTGACGAGGTGGAAAACGGCGGCGAAGCGGCTTACAAGCTCCTCCTGACGTTCAAAGGAAATGCATGCCATGGCGCTGCACAGGGCTTCAGGAACCGAACCCTGTCGATCCGAGAGCATGCGGGAAAGCGAAGGGCAAAGTCCATGCGCTCCAGCCACGGGGCGAGCTCTTTCCTGGAGGTATTTCTGGAAGACGGGGTCGACCTTTCCGGAAAGGTCCATTTCTCTCACAAGATGACCGTACCTCCGGGGCTCCTTTCTCGCGGCAGCCACAATCTCGGAGGCCTTTCTCAGCGTGTTCTGATGGAGCCCGACCGCCTTCGCCGCATGGGACCTGGCGTGTCCGTGCCCGCGGCCGACCTTCGTCCCCACCACCACGTTCGCGTCTTCGGCCCCATTAAGACCTGAATGGCCGGCGGCGGCCCTGTCGCCGGGTCTCCGGGCACCGGCCAGGATCTGCCTTTCCACTCCGATCCTCAATTGCTCCTCCTTGACCGCCTCGAAGATGGCCACTTTCTCAGATATGGTAAAGTCCTTCCTGCAGATGTTCTCGTCATGCTCGCCGAGCACGAGGCTCTCTATGTCGACGAGATTGACATGGGTGCCTTCGACGAGGGAGGTCATACCAAGTTCCGCGAGGGCTTTGAGCCTGCGGTAGCCGGCAACAAGTTCGTTCGTTCCCTTTCGGATCACGATCGGCTGGAGAAGACCCAGCTCCGATATGGAGCGCTTCAGGTCCTCCATGTCTCCGAGATCTTCCCTGTAGCGCCTGCCAACAATTATGTCTTCTATCTCCATGTGCCCCCTTCCTTGCATGGTCACATTGTCCGGCCCTGCCGCATGGCCCATGATGTTCACGTCATGCACTCTATCCATCCGTCTTCCGCGCGCAGGGCCCTGTCATTACAGGAATCATTCACCGCGCCCGAACAGAACCTCCTGTACAATTCAGGCACGGGCCGGGAACAGCCTCTTCCGTGCGGACCGCCCTGGGTTCGCGGGTTACCGCGGGCCGCTCCACTCGAAAGATGCACGGGATGCACTTCGAGAACGGATGCCACCAGGGATCCGAAACCGTGGACCCGGTCTGGGACAGTTATGGTATCCGCCGGACTCACCCCTTCTCACCACGTCCGGGATGAGACCACCTTTCCACGGGAAGAAAATAGTAATGGTTCTTGTTCCCCCTTCCCTTTCCCTTGCGTTGCACGATCATCCACCGGCCTTTGAGGGCCTTGAGGGCATCGATGGTCTTCCTTTTCGATATCCCGGCCACGCTGGCGATCTCACCGAGCGACAGACCCGCGATTCTTATGAACCCCCTTTTTCTTCTGCCGGCGTCGGACCTCAGGAGAAGGACGAGGAAGACGGAACTCACGTAGGGCCCGAGCACCGCCATGTGACGATCGACGTAGGACAGTAGCATATCCGTTGTGCCGGGACAGCCCTTTCCCGCCTCCCCTTGTCCCGCTTTCGGCAACTTCCCGGGGGTCACATCTTCTCCGATCGCGAGGAACCGAAAATGGAAAGGACGTTACGCTCGCTCTTGCGCGCGCCTGAGGCGGAGGCCGGAAATCTCTTTTCGGTCACGGCGGTCGTC encodes the following:
- a CDS encoding ParB N-terminal domain-containing protein; the protein is MDRVHDVNIMGHAAGPDNVTMQGRGHMEIEDIIVGRRYREDLGDMEDLKRSISELGLLQPIVIRKGTNELVAGYRRLKALAELGMTSLVEGTHVNLVDIESLVLGEHDENICRKDFTISEKVAIFEAVKEEQLRIGVERQILAGARRPGDRAAAGHSGLNGAEDANVVVGTKVGRGHGHARSHAAKAVGLHQNTLRKASEIVAAARKEPRRYGHLVREMDLSGKVDPVFQKYLQERARPVAGAHGLCPSLSRMLSDRQGSVPEALCSAMACISFERQEELVSRFAAVFHLVRPADLDQAARKRSGGGGLGELPEDEAFALLGDILREAEIASREWVFMPQVKQVASIVMDVAKDQRSPTLDKLDFFMIGLAGFVDMTCNYLQVARKEGIIEDLPPGVLTGYLAVIDAFQMLYESKLPRRVGAARMREWGLRPGEMPDTGTLRDHANAMKANEMITDAAEGGIPYYHEEISNLVRNLRDGARQLAPTGKKS
- the cysS gene encoding cysteine--tRNA ligase (catalyzes a two-step reaction; charges a cysteine by linking its carboxyl group to the alpha-phosphate of ATP then transfers the aminoacyl-adenylate to its tRNA), which encodes MALKVYNTISGRKEDFTPVKEGEVKLYVCGVTVYDHCHIGHARSAIVFDTIYRYLRSKGFGTTYVRNFTDIDDKIIKRSHAENIPWQEVGETYI